One Cryptosporangium minutisporangium DNA segment encodes these proteins:
- a CDS encoding enolase C-terminal domain-like protein gives MTPTVARVEVVPVAGHDSMLLNLSGAHGPFFTRTVAVVTDSAGNVGVGEVPGGEAIRATIEAAGEQLLGRSIAEYSRLLREVTTAYAHLDASGRGRQTFDQRTTVHAVTALESALLDLLGQHLGVPVAELLGEGVQRTSVPVLGYLFYVGDRTRTDLPYAVEEAPADDWERLRREPALTPDAIVALAEAAQQRYGFADFKLKGGVFPAKEEIDAVRALAARFPQARITIDPNGAWPLADAVALCRDLHGVLAYAEDPVGAEGDLSGRETMAEFRRATGLRTATNMIATDWRQLAHAVRSDAVDIPLADPHFWTMRGSIRVAQLCDDFGLTWGSHSNNHFDISLAMFTHVAAAAPGAITALDTHWIWQDGQRLTRAPFRIRDGRIAVPDRPGLGVELDRDALAAAHALYLEHGLGARDDAAAMQYLVPGWRFDPKRPCLAENPP, from the coding sequence ATGACGCCCACGGTCGCGCGGGTCGAGGTGGTCCCGGTCGCCGGCCACGACAGCATGCTGCTCAACCTCAGCGGCGCACACGGTCCGTTCTTCACCAGAACCGTCGCGGTGGTCACCGACAGCGCGGGCAACGTCGGCGTCGGCGAGGTGCCCGGCGGAGAGGCGATCCGCGCCACGATCGAGGCGGCCGGGGAACAGCTGCTCGGTCGATCGATCGCCGAGTACAGCCGCCTGCTGCGCGAGGTCACGACCGCGTACGCACATCTCGACGCCTCCGGCCGGGGCCGCCAGACGTTCGACCAGCGCACCACCGTCCACGCGGTCACCGCCCTGGAGTCCGCCCTGCTGGACCTGCTCGGTCAGCACCTCGGGGTGCCGGTCGCCGAGTTGCTCGGCGAGGGCGTGCAGCGCACGTCCGTGCCGGTGCTCGGCTACCTCTTCTACGTCGGCGACCGCACCCGGACCGACCTGCCCTACGCCGTGGAAGAGGCACCCGCCGACGACTGGGAGCGGCTCCGGCGCGAACCCGCGCTCACCCCGGACGCGATCGTCGCCCTCGCCGAGGCGGCCCAGCAGCGGTACGGCTTCGCCGACTTCAAGCTCAAGGGCGGTGTCTTCCCGGCGAAGGAGGAGATCGACGCCGTCCGCGCGCTCGCCGCCCGGTTCCCGCAGGCCCGGATCACGATCGACCCGAACGGTGCCTGGCCGCTCGCCGACGCCGTGGCGCTCTGCCGCGACCTGCACGGGGTACTCGCCTACGCCGAGGATCCCGTCGGCGCCGAGGGCGACCTGTCCGGCCGGGAGACGATGGCCGAGTTCCGGCGCGCCACCGGTCTGCGCACCGCCACCAACATGATCGCCACCGATTGGCGCCAGCTGGCGCACGCCGTGCGCAGCGACGCGGTCGACATCCCGCTGGCCGACCCGCACTTCTGGACGATGCGCGGATCGATCCGGGTGGCGCAGCTCTGCGACGACTTCGGCCTGACCTGGGGTTCGCACTCCAACAACCACTTCGACATCTCGCTGGCGATGTTCACGCATGTCGCCGCCGCGGCGCCCGGTGCCATCACCGCGCTGGACACGCACTGGATCTGGCAGGACGGACAGCGGCTCACCCGGGCTCCCTTCCGCATCCGCGACGGCCGGATCGCGGTGCCCGATCGCCCCGGGCTCGGCGTCGAACTCGATCGCGACGCGCTGGCCGCCGCACACGCGCTCTACCTCGAACACGGCCTCGGTGCGCGCGACGACGCCGCGGCGATGCAGTACCTCGTCCCAGGCTGGCGGTTCGATCCCAAACGGCCGTGCCTGGCGGAGAACCCGCCATGA
- a CDS encoding L-talarate/galactarate dehydratase — protein MTDRIVEVVLSSVTLPLKNPISDAKVLSGRQRPMTEVAFLFAEVRTANGHEGVGFSYSKRAGGPAQFAHANQVAPELLGEDPNDIGRLWTKLVWAGASVGRSGAATQAVAAIDVALWDLKAKRAGLPLAKLLGAYRDSVRCYDTSGGFLHEPVERIVENAVAARGAGIGGVKIKVGHPSPAVDLARVGAVRERLGDDVPLMVDANQQWDRTTAQRMGRALEEFGLVWIEEPLDAYDAAGHAALARSLDTPIASGEMLTSVAEHAELIHYDAVDVLQPDAPRIGGITQFLRLAALAEQRHLTLAPHFAMEIHVHLAAAYPSEPWVEHFDWLHPLFNERLHIADGRLHLSDRPGLGVTISDQARAWTTDRSVLQGEAP, from the coding sequence ATGACCGATCGCATCGTCGAGGTCGTGCTGTCCTCGGTCACACTGCCGCTGAAGAATCCGATCAGCGACGCGAAGGTCCTCAGCGGCCGCCAGCGTCCGATGACCGAGGTCGCGTTCCTGTTCGCCGAGGTCCGCACGGCCAACGGCCACGAGGGCGTCGGGTTCAGCTACAGCAAGCGGGCCGGCGGTCCGGCTCAATTCGCCCACGCGAACCAGGTCGCCCCGGAACTGCTCGGCGAGGATCCCAACGACATCGGCCGGTTGTGGACCAAGCTCGTCTGGGCCGGCGCCTCGGTCGGCCGTAGCGGCGCCGCGACCCAGGCCGTCGCCGCGATCGACGTCGCACTCTGGGACCTGAAAGCCAAGCGCGCCGGGCTGCCCCTGGCCAAGCTGCTCGGCGCGTACCGCGACTCGGTCCGCTGCTACGACACGTCCGGCGGTTTCCTGCACGAGCCCGTGGAGCGGATCGTCGAGAACGCCGTTGCGGCCCGCGGCGCCGGGATCGGCGGCGTCAAGATCAAGGTCGGTCACCCGTCTCCGGCCGTCGACCTCGCCCGGGTCGGTGCGGTCCGCGAACGCCTGGGGGACGACGTCCCGCTGATGGTTGACGCGAACCAGCAGTGGGACCGCACCACCGCACAGCGGATGGGCCGCGCGCTGGAGGAGTTCGGCCTGGTCTGGATCGAAGAGCCCCTCGACGCCTACGACGCTGCCGGCCATGCCGCGCTCGCCCGCTCACTGGACACCCCGATCGCGTCCGGCGAGATGCTGACCAGTGTCGCCGAGCACGCCGAGCTGATCCACTACGACGCCGTCGACGTCCTCCAGCCCGACGCGCCCCGGATCGGCGGCATCACCCAATTCCTACGCCTCGCCGCCCTCGCCGAACAGCGTCATCTGACCCTCGCACCGCACTTCGCGATGGAGATCCACGTCCACCTCGCCGCCGCCTACCCCTCCGAGCCGTGGGTAGAGCACTTCGACTGGCTGCACCCGCTGTTCAACGAACGGCTGCACATCGCCGACGGCCGCCTCCACCTCTCCGACCGGCCCGGGCTCGGCGTGACGATCAGCGACCAGGCCCGCGCCTGGACCACAGACCGGTCCGTTCTCCAGGGAGAAGCACCATGA
- a CDS encoding aldehyde dehydrogenase (NADP(+)) yields the protein MTEVLSVDPRTGATVEIVATATTTAEVDEACRLAADATDALEALGRDGRAALLDALADALEAQRTEIVAVADRETALGATRLGGELTRTCYQLSLFADAVREGSYLEATVDHADDTPMGPRPDLRRLLVPIGPVAVFGASNFPLAFSVPGGDTASALAAGCPVVVKAHESHPATAQLCFDLIDAAARQAGAPAGTIGIVHGRQAGADLVAHPAIRAAGFTGSTAGAQALLAIINRRPDPIPFYGELSSLNPLIVTPAAAADRAASIGSELVASFTLGAGQFCTKPGLAFVPTGPDGDLLVASMQRAVSVTAEMTALNDRIAAGYHEGATRLSEAAAVAPIASGRSGTNGGFRVSPLLLTTTAADLPREATEELFGPVAVVARYRDEHELLAAIDVLPSSLTATIHRGPDETALPARLSRRLRSRVGRLIYDGYPTGVAVSWAQHHGGPWPATNTQHTSVGATAVRRFLRPVTWQNAPQEILPAELRDGFDSIPRRLDGVLHTPGPCGVR from the coding sequence ATGACCGAGGTACTCAGCGTTGATCCCCGCACCGGCGCGACCGTCGAAATCGTGGCGACGGCGACCACGACGGCCGAGGTCGACGAAGCCTGCCGCCTCGCCGCCGACGCCACCGACGCACTCGAAGCGCTCGGCCGCGACGGACGCGCCGCGCTACTCGACGCCCTCGCCGACGCGCTGGAGGCTCAGCGCACGGAGATCGTCGCGGTCGCCGACCGCGAGACCGCGCTCGGCGCGACCCGCCTCGGCGGGGAACTCACCCGCACCTGCTACCAGCTGAGCCTGTTCGCCGACGCGGTGCGCGAAGGCAGCTACCTCGAGGCCACCGTCGACCACGCCGACGACACCCCGATGGGCCCCCGGCCCGACCTGCGCCGCTTGCTCGTCCCGATCGGCCCGGTCGCCGTCTTCGGCGCGAGCAACTTCCCGCTCGCGTTCTCCGTCCCCGGCGGCGACACCGCGTCCGCCCTCGCCGCCGGCTGTCCGGTCGTGGTCAAGGCCCACGAGTCGCACCCGGCGACCGCCCAGCTGTGCTTCGACCTCATCGATGCTGCCGCACGTCAGGCCGGGGCGCCCGCCGGCACGATCGGTATCGTCCACGGCAGACAGGCCGGCGCCGATCTCGTCGCCCACCCCGCGATCCGGGCCGCCGGCTTCACCGGCTCCACCGCCGGCGCCCAGGCGCTCCTCGCGATCATCAACCGGCGACCGGACCCCATCCCGTTCTACGGCGAACTCAGCAGCCTCAACCCCCTGATCGTGACGCCTGCAGCCGCCGCCGACCGTGCGGCGAGCATCGGCTCGGAACTCGTCGCCTCGTTCACGCTCGGCGCCGGCCAGTTCTGCACCAAGCCCGGACTCGCCTTCGTCCCAACCGGCCCGGACGGCGACCTCCTCGTCGCGTCGATGCAGCGAGCCGTCTCCGTCACCGCGGAGATGACCGCCCTCAACGACCGGATCGCCGCCGGCTACCACGAGGGGGCCACCCGGCTGAGCGAGGCGGCAGCCGTCGCCCCCATCGCCTCCGGCCGAAGCGGTACGAACGGCGGCTTCCGCGTGTCTCCCCTACTGCTCACCACAACCGCCGCCGACTTGCCGCGCGAAGCCACCGAAGAGCTCTTCGGGCCGGTGGCGGTCGTCGCCCGCTACCGCGACGAACACGAGCTGCTCGCCGCGATCGACGTGCTCCCGTCCTCGTTGACCGCCACCATCCATCGCGGACCGGACGAGACCGCACTACCGGCACGGCTCAGCCGCCGGTTGCGGTCGCGCGTCGGACGGCTGATCTACGACGGATACCCCACCGGCGTCGCCGTGTCCTGGGCCCAGCACCACGGGGGGCCGTGGCCCGCAACGAACACCCAGCACACGTCGGTGGGCGCCACCGCCGTTCGCCGGTTCCTCCGGCCGGTTACCTGGCAGAACGCGCCGCAGGAGATACTCCCGGCCGAGTTGCGCGACGGCTTCGACTCGATCCCGCGTCGCCTCGACGGCGTCCTCCACACGCCGGGCCCCTGTGGAGTCAGGTGA